The sequence TAAAGATTATGTGCAACACCACCGAAGCGTGCTGAAAACGTAATCGCGTGATTGGTTATTTCAAATTGATGAGTGGCATGTGGAGCGATATTTAAAACAATTTGCCCATTTTGCACAAATTGTTGTGGTACCATTACATTATCCTGTGTGGCATCAACCATAATGTGTGGTGTGAGATTATTATCAATAATCCATTCATAAATAGCACGAGCTAAATATGGACGGTTTGGGGTCATATTAATATCATTACTCATCATAAAATCCTATGAAGTAGACCTATTTTAGATACATTTGATAACGATGTTGTTCTTGTAAAGTGAGTGACTGTACAAAACTTTGTCGCTGATATAAACGTGTTGCATATTTGCGAATGGCACGACAATGTGGCATTGGTAAATACAGTTGCATTGCATCTAATCTTAACAAGATTGGGGCAAGCATACAATCTAAAATAGTAAATTGTTCAGATAAAAAATAAGAAAAATGTTCAAATAAAGGGGTTAATGAACTTAAAGTATTGGACAAATGGGTTAAAGCCTGTTGTTGTTTTTGTGGGTCTAAGCTATCTTCATGGCGTGTAATATCATCGACTAAATGAAACCAATCTTGTTCAAATCGCCATAAATATTGACGTTGTTCAGCACGTTTTGCAGGACTATCAGCAAATAATTTATATTGGGGGTAGCGGTCATCGATATATTCTGCAATAGAGAGACAATGATAGAGTTTTAAATTTTGTTCAATCAGTATAGGGAGTGTTTGATAAGGGCTTAAATCTTGAATATCTTCATCATCATAATCGCTTAAAATAAGTTGATAGGCAATATGTTTTTCTTTTAACATAAAGCGAATCCAATGCGAACGGAAATCGTCACTATGGCTATAAAGTGTAATACCTTGAGATAGATTTTTTTCAATCGACATAGACATCATCAATGTAAAGGCTAATGTATTATCATACTAAAAATAGGCTGAAAAATCTATGTGATAATTCATTATGTATTTTAAGATATGAAAAAACCTTGCCATAACAGCAAGGTTTTTGTATCGAACCAAATTCGTAACGATTAACGTTTTGAGAATTGTGGACGACGACGTGCTTTGCGTAAACCAAGTTTCTTACGTTCAACTTCACGAGCATCACGAGTAACGAAACCTGCTTGACGAAGAGCTGGTTTTAATGTTTCATCAGATGCGATTAATGCACGAGTAATACCGTGACGGATAGCACCTGCTTGACCACCAATACCACCACCTTTTACGGTGATATAAAGGTCAAATTTAGTTGTAACATCTAACAATTCTAATGGTTGCATAACCACCATACGAGCAGTTTCACGACCGAAATATTGCTCTAATGATTTATTGTTAATTGTGATTTTACCAGTACCCGCAGATAAGAATACACGAGCTGTTGCTGTTTTACGGCGACCTGTGCCGTAGTCGTATTTATTAGCCATGTGTAGTATTCCTTAGATATCCAAAACTTGTGGTTGTTGAGCAGCGTGTGGATGTTCGCTACCAGCATACACTTTCATTTTTTTAATCATTGCATAACCAAGAGGACCTTTTGGTAACATACCTTTTACAGCACGTTGGAAAATCTCTTCTGGATTGTGAGCAACTAATTTTTCAAAGTTAGTTTCTTTTAAACCACCTGGGAATTCAGTATGACGGTAGTACTTTTTATCTAAAGCTTTGTTACCAGTTACTTGAATGTTCTCAGCATTGATGACGATGATATAATCACCAGTATCAACGTGCGGAGTATAAGAAGTTTTATGTTTACCACGCAAACGGCGTGCGATTTCAGTCGCTAAACGACCAAGTGTTTTGCCTGTCGCATCAACAACGTACCAATCGTGTTGTACTTCAGCAGGTTTTGCACTGATAGTTTTCATTTCAATACCTATTATAGTTGGTTTGGATAGATATTATCCAAACTTAAGAATGCGTATTGTATATGATTTTGATGTAAAAAAAAAGCTCTATTATCAGCTTTCTAATATTTATTTTTGTGAATATAGATGATGATAGCCATAATTTTAGGTTAAAATAGGTAGCAATAAGTTTTTCATGATACGATTTTAAATATGCAAACATATCTTAATTTATTACAACATATTATTGATACTGGCGATGATAAAGGCGACCGTACAGGTACGGGTACACGTTCAGTATTTGGCTATCAAATGCGTTTTGATTTAAAACAAGGTTTTCCTTTATTAACTACTAAAAAAATGCACCTTAAATCAATTATTTATGAATTATTGTGGTTTATTAAAGGCGATACTCATGTCAAATATTTGACGGATAATGGTGTAAGCATTTGGGACGAATGGGCAACAGCAGAGCAGACTGCTAAATTTGGACGTGAAGTAGGCGACTTAGGTCCTGTTTATGGTCATCAATGGCGTAATTTTGGTGCGAGTAAAAATGAGCAAGGGCAATATAATGCTGATGGTTTTGACCAATTAAAATGGCTGATTAATGAGATTAAAACTAACCCTAATTCTCGCCGATTAATTATTTCGGGTTGGAATCCGAAAGAAGCCAATCAAGTGGCATTGCCGCCGTGCCATACTTTATTTCAATTTTTTGTGGTTAATGGTAAATTGTCATGTCAATTATATCAACGTAGTGCTGATGTATTTTTAGGCGTGCCATTTAATATCGCTAGTTACGCTTTATTAACGCATATGATTGCCCAAGTTTGTGATTTGCAAGTCGGCGAATTTGTGTGGACGGGTGGCGATACGCATTTGTATCATAACCATTTTGAACAAGCCAAATTACAATTAAGCCGTGAGCCGCTGCCATTATGTCAGCTTGAATTAAATCCAAATATTAAAGATTTATTTGAGTTTACTTTTGATGATATTAAAATTGTGAATTATCAATCGCATGAACGTATTAAGGCAGATGTGGCTGTTTAATATTGCAAATGAAATCAGTATCTTATCGCTTGTTAGCGAATAGTGCATTATTATGTTCATCATTAGCCTTAACTTTTGTCAATGCTGATAATTTGTGTGCTGGTATTTTTGATGGTACGCCATTTTACATGAGTGAAATTAATAGTTCAGGTAATGATGACGATGTGGTTTTTAAGTTATTGGCAATATTAGGCTTTTTCTTTACCATACTATTAAGTTGTTTTAAAAATAAAATCATTTATGTAGCTTTGTGTTCGATGTATTATATGTTGATGTGGCTGATGATGCAATGGATTGAAAGTACATCAGTTGGTCGCTTATTTTGGCACTCTATGGTGGATTGTCAAAATGGATTTTTAGTAGTTTTTTTGATAGGGCAATGTTTATTTGTTTTATTAAGTGGATTAGTTTTATTGAAATCAAAAGATATTGCTGAGTGAAGATTTTAGTTAAATTCAATGATAGTATTCTATTGAACTAAATATAATAGTGAGTGTAACCTAATGAATTTATTAAATATTAAACAAACCTTAAACGCCCAAAATATTGAATTGGTGCATGTGGTTGCATTTGATAAAAATCATTGCATAGGCAAAGATAATCAACTGGCATGGCATATCCCTGAAGATTTAAAACATTTTAAAGATATTACATCTGGCGGTGTGATTGTGATGGGGCGTAAAACCTTTGAAAGTATGGGACGAGCTTTGCCTAATCGCATTAACTGGGTGATTACTCGGGATAAAAATTGGTCGGCAGATGGCGTTAAAATAGCCTATAGTTTAGAGAGAGCTTTAGAATTAGCCAGTGAAGATATTGAAAATATTAATAAAAAACAGCTATTTATTATTGGAGGTGGGGATATTTTTAAGCAAACTTTACCTATTATGGATAGATTAGAAATTACACGTGTTGATTTAGATGTACAGGGTGATGCGTTTTATCCTTCTATTCCAATTGAATTTACTTTAATACATCGTGAGCATGGTACAAGTGCAAAAAATGGTGTAAATTATATTTTTGAAACATATCGACAATTACATCAGCAAGATAAGGTGGAGTAAATATCATGCAACAAGCAATATTTGGTGGTGGCTGTTTTTGGTGTACTGAAGCAGTATTTTTAGCAGTGCAAGGTGTACACAAAGTTGAAAGTGGCTATGCAGGAGGCACGGCGGAAATGGCAAATTATCACGCTGTATGTGATGGTAATACAGGGCACGCGGAAGTCATTCGTATTGATTATGATGAAAAAGTCATTGATTTTTCAAATCTTTTAGATATTTTCTTTGCGACACATGACCCTACAACACTTAATCGTCAAGGTAATGATATTGGTACACAATATCGTTCAGTGATTTTTTATTTAGATGAAAATCAGCGTATTTTAGCAGAGCAAAAAGTCGCTGAATTAACTTCATTTGGTCTCAACATTGTAACAGAAGTCAGTCCAGCTCCAATCTTTTATCCTGCTGAAAATTATCATCAAAATTTTTATGCTAGAAATCCGACTCAAGGTTATTGTAATGCGGTCATTCCACCTAAGTTAATGAAGTTAAAGGCTAATTTTTCTCATTTGATGAAGCACGTTTAGGTCGCCATGCCCAAATCATTTCACATTTGACAGGCTCTTGTTGTTGTTCATCAATTACGGTAATGGGAATAGAAAGTTCGCCTTTTTCATTCTGTAAAATAAATTGACGTTGTTCATTGTTTAAGGTAGCTGTAGCGATTAATTTACCTTTTGCGATTCTGATATAATCAACTTTTAAAGATTTAATTAGTAAAATACGCTCATCAGGCACGCTCAAACCTGCGATAAAACCTGTGGCAGTTTCTGCTAATAGTGCAGTTGCTGCTGCGTGAACGCCGTGAATATGATTTTGTACTGCCTTATGATTATCAATTTCAACAATGACTTGTTGTGGACTGACTTCAACATAACGAATTTTAGCTGTACCCACCATTGGCACGATACGACCAAATATTTTTGTCCATATTTTACGCTGGAACATTTTTGGTAAATGTGAACTAACATTGACCATTTTTAATAAACGATTTGCTTTCATATCAAATAAGATGCCATTTTAAAGATTGGATTGTGGTTTAGAATGAATGTTAGCTCCTATCAAAATATGAATTCTATCATAACTTAGCTCTAAATCAATCAGTTTCTGTCTTCATTTTTGCTGTTGCAAGGTCTTTTGAGTTTCCATCAAAATTATAAAAACACTTGAAAATTAAATATATCTTTATTATAATGTATTCAAATGAATACAAAAGGTTAAAATAGCATACTTATGACAGCCAACCGTATCCCGCTAAGTGTACGCATTAGCCAAGAAGATGCAGATTTTATTGCTCAATTACAGATTGATGGTGCAAATACACCATCAGAAAAAATCCGTGAATTGTTAAAACAAGCACGGCTTGCCCATACACAAAGTAAGGCTTACGATGCTATTTTAACTAGTTGTGAGCAAATGTTGAATACCGCTCGCCATGAAATTTTACAGTCAGAAAAGGCTTTAGGAGTGCATTCACATATTGTGGCACGAATCTTTGATGTATTGCCTGATTTGATGGCAACGATGGCAGGCGATTATCCTAAAACGTGTGATAAAACGGCATTAGTCGATTTTGAAAAACAAGCTATGTGGCGGATTGTGCGTTTAATGGATAGTATTTTACAACTTGCGATTACAGGTAAAGGTGCAGGTTATGATGATAAAGTATTAGGCGAGTTGGAAAATACTTTAAATCTAGCACAGTTGATTTCTCAGAATAAAGCTGATGTTAAGCGTTGAAACTGTAGATTATGATACACATCGTATCATTATTTATCGTAATCAAAATGATGTTGCCATTCGTCAAGTGATTTTAGATTTAAAGGGTAATATCATTCAAGATGAAATCTCTGAATTTGATGAGCAGGGTCAATTAATTTGTGAGAATGTTTTTATCAATCATACCACTTTAATTGCTTATCGTGAATATTATGATGATGGGCATAATTATGGTTATCGTGATTATAAATGGCTTGATGGGCAATTTAAATTACTGTTGATGACACAAAATGAATGGTTAATTAAACATCGTAAAGCTAAATGTACTTGGTATGATGGCGATGGTCAATTGGTTTATTATGATATTTTTGAATATGATGAACAAATTGGCGAAATGGTTTGGCAATTTTGTTATGATGAAAATCATAATATGATTGAACCACAATATTTAGAGCAATATAGCGATTATTATTTACAATTTGTTTAGCTTAAGGAGTACACAATGAGCGAAACATTATCCCGCCGTGTGGGACGGCTTGTGAGTGGTGGTTTTCATGCTTTGATGGATAAAGCAGAAGATTTAGCCCCAATGGTAGCATTTAATGAAAATGTGCGTGAGATTGAGCAGGCGATTGATGAAGTGCGTGCTGAATTAGGTAAAATTGTGGCTCAAAAGCACCTTGCAACTAAAAAATTAGCCGATGAAAATACACGTCATGAACAATTAAATGATAGCATTGTTACAGCGGTGAATCTCGGACGTGATGATTTGGCACAAGTGGGTATTGCAGAACAAATTGATATTGAAGCTCGTTTGCCTGTACTTGAAAATACCATTGCCGATTGTAGCGAACAGGAAAAAGAGTTAGAAGGTTTTATTGTGGCATTACAAGCCAAACGCCGTGAGTTAATGACTGCGATTGAAAATTATCAAAAAACTGTAGCGATACAAAGTCAAGGGCAGGGCGTAAATACTGGCTCAAATTTGGATAAAATTGCTCAAAAAGCAGAAAAAGCAACCAACGCTTTTGACCGTGTAATGAGCCGCCAAACAGGATTTAATCACAGTACCAATGCCAATAATAATGCACAAAGCTTAAAAGAGTTAGAAGAGCTAAGTCGCAATAATCGCATTAGTGAGCGTTTGGCAAAATTAAAATCTGGGCAATAATTGGAGTAGAATATGATGAAAACCAAAATTTTAACCATACTATTAAGTGCAATGGCATTAACCGCTTGTGGTGATAGCGATACAGCGAACAAAACGCAAGCAACATCAGCAACGCAAACGACAAATTCAGCGGAAACGTCATCAGCATTGACATCATCGCAAACACCATTAGCGACAACTGCGAGTACATCATCAGCGACATTATCAACTAGTCATGTTGGGCAAGTTGATGTATCAAAATTAAGTCCTGAAAAGGTAGAAATGCTAGAAAAAAGTAAAAAGATTGGTGATATTGTTGCATTACAACAGGCTTATTTGCGTGCTAATTCATATCAAAATGGTATGGATAAAGCAATGCAATGGCAACAACGTTTGATTTCTGCTAAAAGTGATGCAGAAATTCGTGCAGTATTTAATGAGCAAATGGCATTGATGGATAATCTCTTGCGTGAAGTGAATAATGTCAAACTTTATACGCCAGAAGTACAGTCTATTGCTGATAAGATGAAACGTGGTATAGAACAAACCAAAAGTGCATATCAGCAAATGAGTAAACTCAATTTAATGGATCCAACCTTAGGTGGTCAAGCACAACCGTTGATGGAGCAAGTGACTCAAGGTGGCGGTTTAATCTTTGCAGCTCATGATGATTTGATTAAATTGGTACAATCGCTTGGTTTTGCGACCAATGATGAAGCAATGACTTATTATCAACACGCTAAACAGCAATTTAATCAAATTACATCAAAATAACATATTTGATTGAGATAAAGTCATGTTTGAACTAATAACTGCGACACAAACTGCACCATTTGGTATTGCATTGGCATTGATGTTATTACTTTTTATTGTAGAAGTGGTGGCGTTGATGATGGGTGGTGTTAATGATTGGGTCGATGGATTATTACCAAATG comes from Moraxella sp. ZY210820 and encodes:
- a CDS encoding ClpXP protease specificity-enhancing factor, giving the protein MMSNDINMTPNRPYLARAIYEWIIDNNLTPHIMVDATQDNVMVPQQFVQNGQIVLNIAPHATHQFEITNHAITFSARFGGVAHNLYIPMPALLGIYARENGMGLFFDPNEYKDVEFIDKEIQPSEEAPKRNSKLSFVD
- the rpsI gene encoding 30S ribosomal protein S9 → MANKYDYGTGRRKTATARVFLSAGTGKITINNKSLEQYFGRETARMVVMQPLELLDVTTKFDLYITVKGGGIGGQAGAIRHGITRALIASDETLKPALRQAGFVTRDAREVERKKLGLRKARRRPQFSKR
- the msrA gene encoding peptide-methionine (S)-S-oxide reductase MsrA, with translation MQQAIFGGGCFWCTEAVFLAVQGVHKVESGYAGGTAEMANYHAVCDGNTGHAEVIRIDYDEKVIDFSNLLDIFFATHDPTTLNRQGNDIGTQYRSVIFYLDENQRILAEQKVAELTSFGLNIVTEVSPAPIFYPAENYHQNFYARNPTQGYCNAVIPPKLMKLKANFSHLMKHV
- a CDS encoding thymidylate synthase, whose product is MQTYLNLLQHIIDTGDDKGDRTGTGTRSVFGYQMRFDLKQGFPLLTTKKMHLKSIIYELLWFIKGDTHVKYLTDNGVSIWDEWATAEQTAKFGREVGDLGPVYGHQWRNFGASKNEQGQYNADGFDQLKWLINEIKTNPNSRRLIISGWNPKEANQVALPPCHTLFQFFVVNGKLSCQLYQRSADVFLGVPFNIASYALLTHMIAQVCDLQVGEFVWTGGDTHLYHNHFEQAKLQLSREPLPLCQLELNPNIKDLFEFTFDDIKIVNYQSHERIKADVAV
- a CDS encoding PspA/IM30 family protein, which codes for MSETLSRRVGRLVSGGFHALMDKAEDLAPMVAFNENVREIEQAIDEVRAELGKIVAQKHLATKKLADENTRHEQLNDSIVTAVNLGRDDLAQVGIAEQIDIEARLPVLENTIADCSEQEKELEGFIVALQAKRRELMTAIENYQKTVAIQSQGQGVNTGSNLDKIAQKAEKATNAFDRVMSRQTGFNHSTNANNNAQSLKELEELSRNNRISERLAKLKSGQ
- a CDS encoding dihydrofolate reductase, producing the protein MNLLNIKQTLNAQNIELVHVVAFDKNHCIGKDNQLAWHIPEDLKHFKDITSGGVIVMGRKTFESMGRALPNRINWVITRDKNWSADGVKIAYSLERALELASEDIENINKKQLFIIGGGDIFKQTLPIMDRLEITRVDLDVQGDAFYPSIPIEFTLIHREHGTSAKNGVNYIFETYRQLHQQDKVE
- a CDS encoding glutathione S-transferase C-terminal domain-containing protein, which produces MSIEKNLSQGITLYSHSDDFRSHWIRFMLKEKHIAYQLILSDYDDEDIQDLSPYQTLPILIEQNLKLYHCLSIAEYIDDRYPQYKLFADSPAKRAEQRQYLWRFEQDWFHLVDDITRHEDSLDPQKQQQALTHLSNTLSSLTPLFEHFSYFLSEQFTILDCMLAPILLRLDAMQLYLPMPHCRAIRKYATRLYQRQSFVQSLTLQEQHRYQMYLK
- the rplM gene encoding 50S ribosomal protein L13 — encoded protein: MKTISAKPAEVQHDWYVVDATGKTLGRLATEIARRLRGKHKTSYTPHVDTGDYIIVINAENIQVTGNKALDKKYYRHTEFPGGLKETNFEKLVAHNPEEIFQRAVKGMLPKGPLGYAMIKKMKVYAGSEHPHAAQQPQVLDI
- a CDS encoding DUF4442 domain-containing protein, which encodes MKANRLLKMVNVSSHLPKMFQRKIWTKIFGRIVPMVGTAKIRYVEVSPQQVIVEIDNHKAVQNHIHGVHAAATALLAETATGFIAGLSVPDERILLIKSLKVDYIRIAKGKLIATATLNNEQRQFILQNEKGELSIPITVIDEQQQEPVKCEMIWAWRPKRASSNEKN